GGTTAGAGTCCGGATGAGAGAAGGAGGTGAGCTGGTGCCTTGGCGCGTGCCGGGGCTTCTCAGCATGACAGGTCAATCTATTCATCGGTCTACCAAGAGGAGGGCGCCGTGAGCGGCGCCACGCAGGAGCCCGTCGCCGAGCACGAACGCTACATGTGGCGGGCGCTCGAGCTGGCCGAGCGGGGCCGGGGCAAGGTCGCGCCCAATCCGCTGGTCGGCTGCGTCATCGTCCGCGACGACGAGATCATCGCCGAGGGCTGGCACGAGCGGCCGGGCGAGCCGCACGCCGAGGTCAACGCGCTCAGGAGCCTCGACAACCTCGAGGCGGCGCGCGGGGCCACCGTCTACGTGACCCTCGAGCCCTGCAGCCATCACGGCCGCACCCCCCCTTGCGCCGACGCGCTGATCGCGGCTGGGGTCAGGCGGGTGGTCATCGCCGCCCGGGACCCCGACCCCAGGGTGGACGGCCGGGGCGTCCAGAAGCTCCTTGAGGCGGGCGTCGAGGTGGTTTCCAGCATCCTCACGGAGGAGGCGGAGCGGCAAAACGAGGTCTTTTTCACCGTCCACGCCCGCGGCCGGCCCTTCGTGCTCTACAAGACCGCCATGACCCTGGACGGCAAGATCGCTACCCGCAGCGGTCAGTCGCGCTGGATCACCGGGCCCGAGGCGAGGGCCAAGGTGCAGGACTGGCGCGCTAGGGTGGACGCGGTGGCGGTGGGCGTGACGACGGTGCTCCTGGACGACCCTCTGCTCACCAACCGCAAAGGCGGCCGCAGTCCCCTGAAGGTCCTCTTCGACTCGGTGGCGAGAACGCCCGCGGGGGCGCGCCTCTTTGACGACGACGAGCAGGGCGGGGCGGCCAGGGTCGTCGTCTACGCCACCGAAGGGGCGCCCAAGGCCAGGCTCGAGGGCCTCAGAGCGCGCGGCGCCGAGGTGGTCGTGCTCGCCGGCAGGCACGGCCGTCCCGACCTGGTGGCGGCGCTCACCGACCTCAAGGCGCGCGGCGTCCACACGCTCCTGCTCGAGGGCGGCGGCACCCTGGCCTGGTCGTTCTTCGAGGCGCGGGCGGTGGACAAGGTGGCCTTTTTTATCGGGCCCAAGCTCCTGGGCGGCGGCGGCGCCAGCCCGCTCGGCGGCTTAGGGGTCGAGGCGATGGTCGACGCCATCGAACTGAGCGAGGTGCAGACCGAGAGGGTCGCGGGCGACATCCTCGTCTCCGGCCGGGTGCAGTACCGGGAGGAAGCGTAGTGTTTACGGGCATCGTCGAGGAGGTCGGGCGCATCGCCGCCGTTCGCGAGGAGGGCGGCAACCTACGCCTCGCGCTCAGAGCCGAGCGGGTCCTGGAGGGCATGGAACGAGGCGATTCGGTGGCGGTGGGCGGAGCCTGCCTGACCGTGGTCGCCCACGACGAGGCACGCTTCGAGGTCGAGCTCTCCCGGGAGACGGTCGCCAAGACGGCGCCGCGCTGGCGGGTGGGCGAGAGCGTCAACCTCGAGCGCGCCGTGAGCGCTTCCGGGCGCTTCGGCGGCCACGTCGTCACCGGCCACATAGGGGGCGTGGGCGAGGTCGTAGACGTCCGGGGCGAGCCGGGCGCCTCCGTCGTCATCGTGCGGGCGCCGGGCGCCATGAGCCGCTACCTCATTCCCAAGGGCAGCATCACCGTGGACGGCGTCAGCCTGACGGTGGTGGACGTGGGCGGCCCGGCCGGGTCAAGGGAGGACTGGCCCGCCGAGCGCTTCAGCCTCTGGCTCATCCCGCACACCCTGGCGGTGACCACCCTCGGTGAACTCGAGCCCGGCTCCCAGGTCAACCTCGAGGCCGACGTGCTGGCCAAATACGTCGAGCGCCTCACGCTGATGAAGGCGCAGGAAAGGGCAGCCCCCGAGCTGCGAGGGAGTTGAGCGTGTCACCGAAAAACCCCAAGCTGGCCTCGATCGAGGAGATTTTAGACGACTTGCGTCAGGGCAAGCCGGTCATCATCGTCGACGACGAGGACCGCGAGAACGAAGGCGACCTTATAATCCCTGCCGAAAGGGTCACGCCGGAAAACATCGCCTTCACCATCCGCTACACCGGCGGGGTCATCTGCCTGGCGATGACCAACGCCCTGGCCGACCACCTCGAGCTGCCGCCCATGGTCGCCAAGAACACCGCCCGCAGGAGCACCGCCTACACGGTGTCCATCGAGGCCGTCGAGGGTGTCGACACCGGCATCTCGGCCAAGGACCGCGCCACCACCATCTTGACCACGGTCAGGGACGGCGTGAGCGCGGCCGACCTGGCCCGGCCCGGCCACGTCTTTCCCCTACGGGCCAAGGACGGCGGCGTGCTCAGGCGGGCGGGCCACACCGAGGCGGCGGTGGACCTGGCGCGCTTGGCGGGCTTCAAGCCCGTCGGCGCCATCAGCGAGCTCATGCACGACGACGGCACCATGATGCGGCTGCCGGCGATTTTGGAGTTCGCTAGCGCGCACGACCTCAAGGTGGGCACCACCGCCGACCTGATCGCCTACCGGCTCGGGCGCGACGGCTTCGTCAAGCACGTCGCCTCGGCCACCTTGCCGACCCCCTGGGCCGAGTTCACCGTCCACGGCTACAAAGACGAGCTCTCCGGCAACGAGCACGTCGCCGTGTCCCTGGGCGAGGTCGGCGACGGCAGGCCGGTCTTGGTGCGGATGCACTCGGAGTGCCTGACGGGCGACGCGCTCCATTCGCTACGCTGCGACTGCGGCTTTCAGCGCGACGCCGCCCTCAAGATGATCGCCGACGAGGGCCGGGGGCTGCTGGTCTACTTGCGGCAGGAGGGGCGCGGCATCGGCCTTTTGAACAAGATCAAGGCCTACGCGCTGCAAGACGCTGGCGCCGACACCGTCGAGGCCAACGAGCAGCTCGGCTTCGCGCCCGACCTGCGCGACTACGGTGTGGGCGCGCAGATCCTCTTGCACCAGGGCGTGAGAGAGCTCAGGCTGCTGACCAACAACCCGCGCAAGGTGGCCGGCTTGGAGGGCTACGGCATCGAGATCGTCGAGACGGTGCCCATTCGCGTCGGCAAGAACCCCTACAACGAGAAGTACCTGGCGACAAAGGCGAGCAAGCTCGGCCACCTGATGGAATGAAACGAGGGCTGGGTCCAAACGCCGCCACTCAGCCCTTTCCGCGTTTGTTATGATGGTGCTCATCTTGATGGTGTTCTTCTTGGAGGTGACAGCGTGACCTTTATGTTCCTGGGCCAGTCCGGCTTTCACGTGCGGATCGGCGAGCACGAGCTGTTGATCGATCCCTTTCTGACCGGCAACCCTGTCGGGGCGGCTGCGGAGAGCGACTTTTCGCCCTCCTATATCGTCCTCACCCACGCCCACGGCGACCATTACGGCGACACCGAGACGATCGCCAAGAGAAGCGGCTGCGTGGTGATCTCGAGCCCCGAGGTGATCTCCTACCTGGGCAAAGGGGGCGTCGAGGGCCACCCCATGAACATCGGCGGCGGCCATGACTTTCCCTTCGGCCGCCTCTCCTCCACCCCCGCCTGGCACTCCAACTCCCTGCCCGACGGCTCTTACGCGGGCATGCCTAGCGGTATCGTCATCGAGGCCGAGGGCAAGCGCGTCTACCACGCGGGCGACACCGCGCTCTTTTCCGACATGGCGCTGATCGGCCAAAAGGGCCTGGACCTGGCCTTCTTGCCCATCGGCGACAACTTCACGATGGGGCCGGCCGACGCCGTGGAGGCGGTCAAGCTCCTGCGG
This is a stretch of genomic DNA from Deinococcota bacterium. It encodes these proteins:
- a CDS encoding metal-dependent hydrolase gives rise to the protein MFLGQSGFHVRIGEHELLIDPFLTGNPVGAAAESDFSPSYIVLTHAHGDHYGDTETIAKRSGCVVISSPEVISYLGKGGVEGHPMNIGGGHDFPFGRLSSTPAWHSNSLPDGSYAGMPSGIVIEAEGKRVYHAGDTALFSDMALIGQKGLDLAFLPIGDNFTMGPADAVEAVKLLRPKRVVPIHYNTFDLIKQDARAFADAVESQVPGTRCEVLEPGESLEL
- a CDS encoding bifunctional 3,4-dihydroxy-2-butanone-4-phosphate synthase/GTP cyclohydrolase II — its product is MSPKNPKLASIEEILDDLRQGKPVIIVDDEDRENEGDLIIPAERVTPENIAFTIRYTGGVICLAMTNALADHLELPPMVAKNTARRSTAYTVSIEAVEGVDTGISAKDRATTILTTVRDGVSAADLARPGHVFPLRAKDGGVLRRAGHTEAAVDLARLAGFKPVGAISELMHDDGTMMRLPAILEFASAHDLKVGTTADLIAYRLGRDGFVKHVASATLPTPWAEFTVHGYKDELSGNEHVAVSLGEVGDGRPVLVRMHSECLTGDALHSLRCDCGFQRDAALKMIADEGRGLLVYLRQEGRGIGLLNKIKAYALQDAGADTVEANEQLGFAPDLRDYGVGAQILLHQGVRELRLLTNNPRKVAGLEGYGIEIVETVPIRVGKNPYNEKYLATKASKLGHLME
- the ribD gene encoding bifunctional diaminohydroxyphosphoribosylaminopyrimidine deaminase/5-amino-6-(5-phosphoribosylamino)uracil reductase RibD; its protein translation is MSGATQEPVAEHERYMWRALELAERGRGKVAPNPLVGCVIVRDDEIIAEGWHERPGEPHAEVNALRSLDNLEAARGATVYVTLEPCSHHGRTPPCADALIAAGVRRVVIAARDPDPRVDGRGVQKLLEAGVEVVSSILTEEAERQNEVFFTVHARGRPFVLYKTAMTLDGKIATRSGQSRWITGPEARAKVQDWRARVDAVAVGVTTVLLDDPLLTNRKGGRSPLKVLFDSVARTPAGARLFDDDEQGGAARVVVYATEGAPKARLEGLRARGAEVVVLAGRHGRPDLVAALTDLKARGVHTLLLEGGGTLAWSFFEARAVDKVAFFIGPKLLGGGGASPLGGLGVEAMVDAIELSEVQTERVAGDILVSGRVQYREEA
- a CDS encoding riboflavin synthase produces the protein MFTGIVEEVGRIAAVREEGGNLRLALRAERVLEGMERGDSVAVGGACLTVVAHDEARFEVELSRETVAKTAPRWRVGESVNLERAVSASGRFGGHVVTGHIGGVGEVVDVRGEPGASVVIVRAPGAMSRYLIPKGSITVDGVSLTVVDVGGPAGSREDWPAERFSLWLIPHTLAVTTLGELEPGSQVNLEADVLAKYVERLTLMKAQERAAPELRGS